Proteins found in one Triticum aestivum cultivar Chinese Spring chromosome 4D, IWGSC CS RefSeq v2.1, whole genome shotgun sequence genomic segment:
- the LOC123096409 gene encoding leucine-rich repeat receptor protein kinase MSL1 produces MDGVYEALVVTVAAFVGISVPCLLVAFLCRHRKNRLLEPDHRCSSSSSLPISAPVGISSELSSSWSLYGSAVDSSLKKLSLDDLARATGEFSPDNIIGDGSFGFVYRAVLPDGGPAVAVKRLSADHAAGAGNREFRAELEVLGSLSHRNLARLLGYCAAGRDRLLVYELLERGSLDAWLHGDAASAGGSLPWPARLRVTRGAAAALAFLHHDRHPPVLHRDVKSSNVLLDEGFEAKLADFGHARVVTGGPAASQLSTQAAGTAGYMAPEIREGVGASVKADVYSFGVLMMETVTGRRPSWPMKNIRGKEVELLKWAREKVEADISSEIADHRMGLEGEKETKEVKTFLDIAQSCTEESPKYRPTMKEVVERLNRL; encoded by the exons ATGGACGGCGTGTACGAAGCGCTGGTCGTGACCGTGGCTGCCTTCGTAGGCATCTCCGtaccctgcctcctcgtcgccttcctctGCCGCCACCGCAAGAACCGCCTCCTCGAGCCGGACCACCGCTGCTCGTCGTCGTCGTCCCTCCCAATCTCCGCCCCGGTCGGGATATCGTCGGAGCTCTCCTCGTCGTGGTCTCTGTACGGATCGGCCGTCGACTCCTCCCTCAAGAAGCTCTCGCTCGACGACCTCGCCAGGGCCACCGGCGAATTCTCCCCGGACAACATCATCGGCGACGGCAGCTTCGGGTTCGTGTACCGCGCCGTGCTCCCggacggcggaccggcggtggccGTCAAGCGCCTCTCCGCGGaccacgccgccggcgccggcaACCGCGAGTTCCGCGCCGAGCTGGAGGTGCTCGGCAGCCTCAGCCACCGCAACCTTGCGCGCCTGCTCGGCTACTGCGCCGCCGGGCGCGACCGCCTCCTCGTCTACGAGCTCCTCGAGCGAGGCAGCCTCGACGCCTGGCTGCACGGCGACGCCGCCTCGGCCGGTGGCTCGCTCCCGTGGCCCGCGCGCCTCCGCGTCACCCGCGGCGCAGCGGCCGCGCTCGCCTTCCTGCACCACGACCGCCACCCGCCCGTGCTCCACCGCGACGTCAAGTCCAGCAACGTGCTACTCGACGAGGGGTTCGAGGCCAAGCTCGCCGATTTCGGCCATGCGAGGGTTGTCACCGGCGGTCCTGCCGCGTCGCAGCTCAGCACGCAGGCCGCCGGCACAGCGGG GTACATGGCACCAGAGATACGTGAAGGCGTGGGAGCAAGCGTGAAAGCAGATGTGTACAGTTTTGGCGTGCTAATGATGGAGACAGTGACCGGTCGACGACCAAGCTGGCCAATGAAGAACATTAGAGGTAAGGAGGTAGAACTATTGAAATGGGCAAGGGAAAAGGTTGAGGCCGACATATCCTCGGAGATTGCGGATCATCGAATGGGTTTAGAAGGGGAAAAGGAAACAAAGGAGGTGAAAACTTTCTTAGACATCGCACAAAGTTGCACAGAGGAGTCTCCTAAGTATCGACCGACAATGAAAGAGGTGGTAGAGAGGCTCAATAGGCTGTGA